The following are encoded in a window of Thermococcus sp. MV5 genomic DNA:
- a CDS encoding translation initiation factor IF-2 subunit beta, protein MEHDYHDYEKLLEKAYEELPENVKHHESRFEVPAAVVTIEGNKTLIENFRDIAEAMNRDPNHLLKFVLREVATAGVLEGRRAVLQGRFTPYMIANKLKKYLKDYVICPVCGSPDTKITKRDRYHFLKCEACGAETPIAHL, encoded by the coding sequence ATGGAACATGATTATCACGATTATGAAAAACTATTGGAGAAGGCGTATGAGGAACTTCCTGAGAACGTGAAACATCATGAATCTAGATTTGAAGTTCCTGCTGCAGTTGTCACTATAGAGGGTAACAAAACTCTGATAGAAAACTTTAGAGACATTGCTGAGGCCATGAACAGAGACCCAAACCACTTACTTAAATTTGTCTTGAGAGAAGTTGCTACTGCTGGAGTTTTGGAGGGAAGAAGAGCAGTACTTCAAGGCCGTTTTACTCCTTACATGATAGCCAACAAGCTGAAGAAGTATCTTAAAGACTATGTTATCTGCCCCGTTTGTGGCTCACCTGATACAAAGATCACCAAAAGGGATCGCTATCACTTCTTGAAGTGTGAAGCTTGTGGTGCGGAAACTCCAATAGCACATCTCTAA